In Pecten maximus chromosome 10, xPecMax1.1, whole genome shotgun sequence, one genomic interval encodes:
- the LOC117336228 gene encoding uncharacterized transmembrane protein DDB_G0289901-like isoform X3, protein MRGILHCTLALVLVSIVTGFTRYPTCICYVKHSTDGESADGFREVQCLHSSGLLLKPRRIQTNDIGTLTVLTGSNCENLLEDEKNEQRRFFSDSFGGSIDTGAKGDGSSSFGGSVHTPAGSVSGHAHFSHGDLSGGDIGVSGNVGKFGSAGVHANYDNGHVSGGVDAGVDLGGFAHAQGHVDVDHNLDFSGGVNAGVDLGGFKETASLDIDHNGHATGGIQGTFGRRDQGNHQRRFFSDSFGGSIDSGAKGDGSSSVGGSVHTPAGSVSSHAHFSHGDLSGGDIGVSGNVGKLGSAGVHANYDNGHVSGGVDAGVDLGGFAHAQGHVDVDHKLDFSGGVNAGVDLGGFKETATLDVDHNGHATGGIQGTFGRRDESEQQRRFFSDSFGGSIDTGAKGDGSSSFGGSVHTPAGSVSGHAHFSHGDLSGGDIGVSGNVGKLGSAGVHANYDNGHVSGGVDAGVDLGGLAHAQGHVDVDHNLDVSGGVNAGVDLGGFKETATLDIDHNGHATGGIQGTFGRRDEIEQQRRFFSDSFGGSIDTGAKGDGSSSVGGSVHTPAGSVSGHAHFSHGDLSGGDIGVSGNVGKFGSAGVHANYDHGHVSGGVDAGVDLGGFAHAQGHVDVDHNLDLSGGVNAGVDLGGFKETATLDIDHNGHTTGGIQGTFGRRDEIGHQRRFFSDSFGGSIDSGAKGDGSSSVGGSVHTPAGSVSGHAHFSHGDLSGGDIGVSGNVGKFGSAGVHANYDNGHVSGGVDAGVDLGGFAHAQGHVDVDHNLDFSGGVNAGVDLGGFKETASLDIDHNGHATGGIQGTFGRRGNSPIERMIKQVGNDDTELM, encoded by the exons ATGAGAGGAATTTTACATTGTACCCTTGCTTTGGTACTAGTTTCTATAGTAACAGGTTTTACCCGTTACCCGACATGCATTTGTTATGTTAAACACTCAACTGATGGAGAAT CAGCTGATGGATTCCGCGAAGTTCAGTGTCTCCATTCAAGTGGTTTGTTGCTGAAGCCACGCCGGATACAA ACTAACGATATAGGCACATTAACAGTCCTGACCGGGTCAAATTGCGAGAATTTACTGGAAG ATGAAAAGAATGAACAGCGACGGTTTTTCTCTGATTCTTTCGGCGGGAGTATTGATACCGGGGCTAAAGGTGACGGTAGTTCTAGCTTTGGGGGAAGTGTACATACACCGGCAGGAAGTGTGTCGGGTCACGCCCACTTTTCTCATGGCGACCTGTCTGGAGGCGACATCGGTGTGTCCGGCAATGTGGGGAAATTTGGAAGTGCCGGTGTACACGCCAACTACGATAATGGACATGTAAGTGGAGGTGTCGATGCTGGAGTTGATCTTGGTGGCTTTGCACATGCGCAAGGACATGTGGACGTTGACCACAACCTCGATTTCAGTGGAGGTGTGAACGCAGGTGTAGATCTTGGCGGGTTTAAGGAGACGGCCTCACTAGATATCGACCATAACGGACACGCTACAGGAGGAATCCAGGGCACATTTGGACGCAGAG ATCAGGGCAATCATCAGCGACGGTTTTTCTCTGATTCCTTTGGCGGTAGTATCGATAGCGGAGCTAAAGGTGACGGTAGCTCTAGCGTTGGGGGAAGTGTACATACACCGGCAGGAAGTGTGTCGAGCCACGCCCACTTTTCTCATGGCGATCTATCTGGAGGCGATATCGGTGTGTCCGGCAATGTGGGGAAACTTGGAAGTGCCGGTGTACACGCCAACTACGATAATGGACATGTAAGTGGAGGTGTCGATGCTGGAGTTGATCTTGGTGGCTTTGCACATGCGCAAGGACATGTGGACGTTGACCACAAACTCGATTTCAGTGGAGGTGTGAACGCAGGTGTAGATCTTGGCGGGTTTAAGGAGACGGCAACACTAGATGTCGACCATAATGGACACGCTACCGGAGGAATCCAGGGTACATTTGGACGCAGAG ATGAGAGCGAACAACAGCGTCGGTTTTTCTCTGATTCTTTCGGCGGGAGTATCGATACCGGGGCTAAAGGTGACGGTAGTTCTAGCTTTGGGGGAAGTGTACATACACCGGCAGGAAGTGTGTCGGGCCACGCCCACTTTTCTCATGGCGATCTGTCTGGAGGCGATATCGGTGTGTCCGGCAATGTGGGGAAACTTGGAAGTGCCGGTGTACACGCCAACTACGATAATGGACATGTAAGTGGAGGTGTCGATGCTGGAGTTGATCTTGGAGGCTTGGCACATGCGCAAGGACATGTGGACGTTGACCACAACCTGGACGTCAGTGGAGGTGTGAACGCGGGTGTAGATCTTGGCGGGTTTAAGGAGACGGCAACACTAGATATCGACCATAACGGACACGCTACAGGAGGAATCCAGGGCACATTTGGACGCAGAG ATGAGATTGAACAACAGCGTCGGTTTTTCTCTGATTCTTTCGGCGGGAGTATCGATACCGGGGCTAAAGGCGACGGTAGCTCTAGCGTTGGAGGAAGTGTACATACACCGGCAGGAAGTGTGTCGGGCCACGCCCACTTTTCTCATGGCGATCTATCTGGAGGCGATATTGGCGTGTCCGGCAATGTGGGGAAATTTGGAAGTGCCGGTGTACACGCCAACTACGATCATGGACATGTAAGTGGAGGTGTCGATGCTGGAGTTGATCTTGGTGGCTTTGCACATGCGCAAGGACATGTGGACGTTGACCACAACCTGGACCTCAGCGGAGGTGTGAACGCGGGTGTAGATCTTGGCGGGTTTAAGGAGACGGCAACACTAGATATCGACCATAACGGACACACTACAGGAGGAATCCAGGGCACATTTGGACGCAGAG ATGAAATCGGACATCAACGACGGTTTTTCTCTGATTCCTTTGGCGGTAGTATCGATAGTGGAGCTAAAGGTGACGGTAGCTCTAGCGTTGGCGGAAGTGTACATACACCAGCAGGAAGTGTGTCGGGTCACGCCCACTTTTCTCATGGCGATCTGTCTGGAGGCGATATCGGTGTGTCCGGCAATGTGGGGAAATTTGGAAGTGCCGGTGTACACGCCAACTACGATAATGGACATGTAAGTGGAGGTGTCGATGCTGGAGTTGATCTTGGAGGCTTTGCACATGCGCAAGGACATGTGGACGTTGACCACAACCTCGATTTCAGCGGAGGTGTGAACGCAGGTGTAGATCTTGGCGGGTTTAAGGAGACGGCCTCACTAGATATCGACCATAACGGACACGCTACAGGAGGAATCCAGGGTACATTTGGACGTAGAG GAAATTCCCCCATTGAGCGTATGATCAAGCAGGTTGGCAATGACGATACAGAACTAATGTAG
- the LOC117336228 gene encoding uncharacterized transmembrane protein DDB_G0289901-like isoform X4 translates to MRGILHCTLALVLVSIVTGFTRYPTCICYVKHSTDGESADGFREVQCLHSSGLLLKPRRIQTNDIGTLTVLTGSNCENLLEDEKNEQRRFFSDSFGGSIDTGAKGDGSSSFGGSVHTPAGSVSGHAHFSHGDLSGGDIGVSGNVGKFGSAGVHANYDNGHVSGGVDAGVDLGGFAHAQGHVDVDHNLDFSGGVNAGVDLGGFKETASLDIDHNGHATGGIQGTFGRRDQGNHQRRFFSDSFGGSIDSGAKGDGSSSVGGSVHTPAGSVSSHAHFSHGDLSGGDIGVSGNVGKLGSAGVHANYDNGHVSGGVDAGVDLGGFAHAQGHVDVDHKLDFSGGVNAGVDLGGFKETATLDVDHNGHATGGIQGTFGRRDQGNHQRRFFSDSFGGSIDSGAKGDGSSSVGGSLHTPAGSVSGHAHFSHGDLSGGDIGVSGNVGKFGSAGVHANYDNGHISGGVDAGVDLGGLAHAQGHVDVDHNLDFSGGVNAGVDLGGFKETATLDVDHNGHATGGIQGTFGRRDEIEQQRRFFSDSFGGSIDTGAKGDGSSSVGGSVHTPAGSVSGHAHFSHGDLSGGDIGVSGNVGKFGSAGVHANYDHGHVSGGVDAGVDLGGFAHAQGHVDVDHNLDLSGGVNAGVDLGGFKETATLDIDHNGHTTGGIQGTFGRRDEIGHQRRFFSDSFGGSIDSGAKGDGSSSVGGSVHTPAGSVSGHAHFSHGDLSGGDIGVSGNVGKFGSAGVHANYDNGHVSGGVDAGVDLGGFAHAQGHVDVDHNLDFSGGVNAGVDLGGFKETASLDIDHNGHATGGIQGTFGRRGNSPIERMIKQVGNDDTELM, encoded by the exons ATGAGAGGAATTTTACATTGTACCCTTGCTTTGGTACTAGTTTCTATAGTAACAGGTTTTACCCGTTACCCGACATGCATTTGTTATGTTAAACACTCAACTGATGGAGAAT CAGCTGATGGATTCCGCGAAGTTCAGTGTCTCCATTCAAGTGGTTTGTTGCTGAAGCCACGCCGGATACAA ACTAACGATATAGGCACATTAACAGTCCTGACCGGGTCAAATTGCGAGAATTTACTGGAAG ATGAAAAGAATGAACAGCGACGGTTTTTCTCTGATTCTTTCGGCGGGAGTATTGATACCGGGGCTAAAGGTGACGGTAGTTCTAGCTTTGGGGGAAGTGTACATACACCGGCAGGAAGTGTGTCGGGTCACGCCCACTTTTCTCATGGCGACCTGTCTGGAGGCGACATCGGTGTGTCCGGCAATGTGGGGAAATTTGGAAGTGCCGGTGTACACGCCAACTACGATAATGGACATGTAAGTGGAGGTGTCGATGCTGGAGTTGATCTTGGTGGCTTTGCACATGCGCAAGGACATGTGGACGTTGACCACAACCTCGATTTCAGTGGAGGTGTGAACGCAGGTGTAGATCTTGGCGGGTTTAAGGAGACGGCCTCACTAGATATCGACCATAACGGACACGCTACAGGAGGAATCCAGGGCACATTTGGACGCAGAG ATCAGGGCAATCATCAGCGACGGTTTTTCTCTGATTCCTTTGGCGGTAGTATCGATAGCGGAGCTAAAGGTGACGGTAGCTCTAGCGTTGGGGGAAGTGTACATACACCGGCAGGAAGTGTGTCGAGCCACGCCCACTTTTCTCATGGCGATCTATCTGGAGGCGATATCGGTGTGTCCGGCAATGTGGGGAAACTTGGAAGTGCCGGTGTACACGCCAACTACGATAATGGACATGTAAGTGGAGGTGTCGATGCTGGAGTTGATCTTGGTGGCTTTGCACATGCGCAAGGACATGTGGACGTTGACCACAAACTCGATTTCAGTGGAGGTGTGAACGCAGGTGTAGATCTTGGCGGGTTTAAGGAGACGGCAACACTAGATGTCGACCATAATGGACACGCTACCGGAGGAATCCAGGGTACATTTGGACGCAGAG ATCAGGGCAATCATCAGCGACGGTTTTTCTCTGATTCCTTTGGCGGTAGTATCGATAGCGGAGCTAAAGGTGACGGTAGTTCTAGCGTTGGCGGAAGTTTACATACACCGGCAGGAAGTGTGTCGGGTCACGCCCACTTTTCTCATGGCGATCTATCTGGAGGCGATATCGGTGTGTCCGGCAATGTGGGGAAATTTGGAAGTGCCGGTGTACACGCCAACTACGATAATGGACACATAAGTGGAGGTGTCGATGCTGGAGTTGATCTTGGAGGCTTGGCACATGCGCAAGGACATGTGGACGTTGACCACAACCTCGATTTCAGTGGAGGTGTGAACGCAGGTGTAGATCTTGGCGGGTTTAAGGAGACGGCAACACTAGATGTCGACCATAATGGACACGCTACCGGAGGAATCCAGGGTACATTTGGACGCAGAG ATGAGATTGAACAACAGCGTCGGTTTTTCTCTGATTCTTTCGGCGGGAGTATCGATACCGGGGCTAAAGGCGACGGTAGCTCTAGCGTTGGAGGAAGTGTACATACACCGGCAGGAAGTGTGTCGGGCCACGCCCACTTTTCTCATGGCGATCTATCTGGAGGCGATATTGGCGTGTCCGGCAATGTGGGGAAATTTGGAAGTGCCGGTGTACACGCCAACTACGATCATGGACATGTAAGTGGAGGTGTCGATGCTGGAGTTGATCTTGGTGGCTTTGCACATGCGCAAGGACATGTGGACGTTGACCACAACCTGGACCTCAGCGGAGGTGTGAACGCGGGTGTAGATCTTGGCGGGTTTAAGGAGACGGCAACACTAGATATCGACCATAACGGACACACTACAGGAGGAATCCAGGGCACATTTGGACGCAGAG ATGAAATCGGACATCAACGACGGTTTTTCTCTGATTCCTTTGGCGGTAGTATCGATAGTGGAGCTAAAGGTGACGGTAGCTCTAGCGTTGGCGGAAGTGTACATACACCAGCAGGAAGTGTGTCGGGTCACGCCCACTTTTCTCATGGCGATCTGTCTGGAGGCGATATCGGTGTGTCCGGCAATGTGGGGAAATTTGGAAGTGCCGGTGTACACGCCAACTACGATAATGGACATGTAAGTGGAGGTGTCGATGCTGGAGTTGATCTTGGAGGCTTTGCACATGCGCAAGGACATGTGGACGTTGACCACAACCTCGATTTCAGCGGAGGTGTGAACGCAGGTGTAGATCTTGGCGGGTTTAAGGAGACGGCCTCACTAGATATCGACCATAACGGACACGCTACAGGAGGAATCCAGGGTACATTTGGACGTAGAG GAAATTCCCCCATTGAGCGTATGATCAAGCAGGTTGGCAATGACGATACAGAACTAATGTAG
- the LOC117336228 gene encoding uncharacterized PE-PGRS family protein PE_PGRS46-like isoform X2, whose product MRGILHCTLALVLVSIVTGFTRYPTCICYVKHSTDGESADGFREVQCLHSSGLLLKPRRIQTNDIGTLTVLTGSNCENLLEDEKNEQRRFFSDSFGGSIDTGAKGDGSSSFGGSVHTPAGSVSGHAHFSHGDLSGGDIGVSGNVGKFGSAGVHANYDNGHVSGGVDAGVDLGGFAHAQGHVDVDHNLDFSGGVNAGVDLGGFKETASLDIDHNGHATGGIQGTFGRRDQGNHQRRFFSDSFGGSIDSGAKGDGSSSVGGSVHTPAGSVSSHAHFSHGDLSGGDIGVSGNVGKLGSAGVHANYDNGHVSGGVDAGVDLGGFAHAQGHVDVDHKLDFSGGVNAGVDLGGFKETATLDVDHNGHATGGIQGTFGRRDESEQQRRFFSDSFGGSIDTGAKGDGSSSFGGSVHTPAGSVSGHAHFSHGDLSGGDIGVSGNVGKLGSAGVHANYDNGHVSGGVDAGVDLGGLAHAQGHVDVDHNLDVSGGVNAGVDLGGFKETATLDIDHNGHATGGIQGTFGRRDQGNHQRRFFSDSFGGSIDSGAKGDGSSSVGGSLHTPAGSVSGHAHFSHGDLSGGDIGVSGNVGKFGSAGVHANYDNGHISGGVDAGVDLGGLAHAQGHVDVDHNLDFSGGVNAGVDLGGFKETATLDVDHNGHATGGIQGTFGRRDEIGHQRRFFSDSFGGSIDSGAKGDGSSSVGGSVHTPAGSVSGHAHFSHGDLSGGDIGVSGNVGKFGSAGVHANYDNGHVSGGVDAGVDLGGFAHAQGHVDVDHNLDFSGGVNAGVDLGGFKETASLDIDHNGHATGGIQGTFGRRGNSPIERMIKQVGNDDTELM is encoded by the exons ATGAGAGGAATTTTACATTGTACCCTTGCTTTGGTACTAGTTTCTATAGTAACAGGTTTTACCCGTTACCCGACATGCATTTGTTATGTTAAACACTCAACTGATGGAGAAT CAGCTGATGGATTCCGCGAAGTTCAGTGTCTCCATTCAAGTGGTTTGTTGCTGAAGCCACGCCGGATACAA ACTAACGATATAGGCACATTAACAGTCCTGACCGGGTCAAATTGCGAGAATTTACTGGAAG ATGAAAAGAATGAACAGCGACGGTTTTTCTCTGATTCTTTCGGCGGGAGTATTGATACCGGGGCTAAAGGTGACGGTAGTTCTAGCTTTGGGGGAAGTGTACATACACCGGCAGGAAGTGTGTCGGGTCACGCCCACTTTTCTCATGGCGACCTGTCTGGAGGCGACATCGGTGTGTCCGGCAATGTGGGGAAATTTGGAAGTGCCGGTGTACACGCCAACTACGATAATGGACATGTAAGTGGAGGTGTCGATGCTGGAGTTGATCTTGGTGGCTTTGCACATGCGCAAGGACATGTGGACGTTGACCACAACCTCGATTTCAGTGGAGGTGTGAACGCAGGTGTAGATCTTGGCGGGTTTAAGGAGACGGCCTCACTAGATATCGACCATAACGGACACGCTACAGGAGGAATCCAGGGCACATTTGGACGCAGAG ATCAGGGCAATCATCAGCGACGGTTTTTCTCTGATTCCTTTGGCGGTAGTATCGATAGCGGAGCTAAAGGTGACGGTAGCTCTAGCGTTGGGGGAAGTGTACATACACCGGCAGGAAGTGTGTCGAGCCACGCCCACTTTTCTCATGGCGATCTATCTGGAGGCGATATCGGTGTGTCCGGCAATGTGGGGAAACTTGGAAGTGCCGGTGTACACGCCAACTACGATAATGGACATGTAAGTGGAGGTGTCGATGCTGGAGTTGATCTTGGTGGCTTTGCACATGCGCAAGGACATGTGGACGTTGACCACAAACTCGATTTCAGTGGAGGTGTGAACGCAGGTGTAGATCTTGGCGGGTTTAAGGAGACGGCAACACTAGATGTCGACCATAATGGACACGCTACCGGAGGAATCCAGGGTACATTTGGACGCAGAG ATGAGAGCGAACAACAGCGTCGGTTTTTCTCTGATTCTTTCGGCGGGAGTATCGATACCGGGGCTAAAGGTGACGGTAGTTCTAGCTTTGGGGGAAGTGTACATACACCGGCAGGAAGTGTGTCGGGCCACGCCCACTTTTCTCATGGCGATCTGTCTGGAGGCGATATCGGTGTGTCCGGCAATGTGGGGAAACTTGGAAGTGCCGGTGTACACGCCAACTACGATAATGGACATGTAAGTGGAGGTGTCGATGCTGGAGTTGATCTTGGAGGCTTGGCACATGCGCAAGGACATGTGGACGTTGACCACAACCTGGACGTCAGTGGAGGTGTGAACGCGGGTGTAGATCTTGGCGGGTTTAAGGAGACGGCAACACTAGATATCGACCATAACGGACACGCTACAGGAGGAATCCAGGGCACATTTGGACGCAGAG ATCAGGGCAATCATCAGCGACGGTTTTTCTCTGATTCCTTTGGCGGTAGTATCGATAGCGGAGCTAAAGGTGACGGTAGTTCTAGCGTTGGCGGAAGTTTACATACACCGGCAGGAAGTGTGTCGGGTCACGCCCACTTTTCTCATGGCGATCTATCTGGAGGCGATATCGGTGTGTCCGGCAATGTGGGGAAATTTGGAAGTGCCGGTGTACACGCCAACTACGATAATGGACACATAAGTGGAGGTGTCGATGCTGGAGTTGATCTTGGAGGCTTGGCACATGCGCAAGGACATGTGGACGTTGACCACAACCTCGATTTCAGTGGAGGTGTGAACGCAGGTGTAGATCTTGGCGGGTTTAAGGAGACGGCAACACTAGATGTCGACCATAATGGACACGCTACCGGAGGAATCCAGGGTACATTTGGACGCAGAG ATGAAATCGGACATCAACGACGGTTTTTCTCTGATTCCTTTGGCGGTAGTATCGATAGTGGAGCTAAAGGTGACGGTAGCTCTAGCGTTGGCGGAAGTGTACATACACCAGCAGGAAGTGTGTCGGGTCACGCCCACTTTTCTCATGGCGATCTGTCTGGAGGCGATATCGGTGTGTCCGGCAATGTGGGGAAATTTGGAAGTGCCGGTGTACACGCCAACTACGATAATGGACATGTAAGTGGAGGTGTCGATGCTGGAGTTGATCTTGGAGGCTTTGCACATGCGCAAGGACATGTGGACGTTGACCACAACCTCGATTTCAGCGGAGGTGTGAACGCAGGTGTAGATCTTGGCGGGTTTAAGGAGACGGCCTCACTAGATATCGACCATAACGGACACGCTACAGGAGGAATCCAGGGTACATTTGGACGTAGAG GAAATTCCCCCATTGAGCGTATGATCAAGCAGGTTGGCAATGACGATACAGAACTAATGTAG
- the LOC117336228 gene encoding uncharacterized PE-PGRS family protein PE_PGRS46-like isoform X1 produces MRGILHCTLALVLVSIVTGFTRYPTCICYVKHSTDGESADGFREVQCLHSSGLLLKPRRIQTNDIGTLTVLTGSNCENLLEDEKNEQRRFFSDSFGGSIDTGAKGDGSSSFGGSVHTPAGSVSGHAHFSHGDLSGGDIGVSGNVGKFGSAGVHANYDNGHVSGGVDAGVDLGGFAHAQGHVDVDHNLDFSGGVNAGVDLGGFKETASLDIDHNGHATGGIQGTFGRRDQGNHQRRFFSDSFGGSIDSGAKGDGSSSVGGSVHTPAGSVSSHAHFSHGDLSGGDIGVSGNVGKLGSAGVHANYDNGHVSGGVDAGVDLGGFAHAQGHVDVDHKLDFSGGVNAGVDLGGFKETATLDVDHNGHATGGIQGTFGRRDESEQQRRFFSDSFGGSIDTGAKGDGSSSFGGSVHTPAGSVSGHAHFSHGDLSGGDIGVSGNVGKLGSAGVHANYDNGHVSGGVDAGVDLGGLAHAQGHVDVDHNLDVSGGVNAGVDLGGFKETATLDIDHNGHATGGIQGTFGRRDQGNHQRRFFSDSFGGSIDSGAKGDGSSSVGGSLHTPAGSVSGHAHFSHGDLSGGDIGVSGNVGKFGSAGVHANYDNGHISGGVDAGVDLGGLAHAQGHVDVDHNLDFSGGVNAGVDLGGFKETATLDVDHNGHATGGIQGTFGRRDEIEQQRRFFSDSFGGSIDTGAKGDGSSSVGGSVHTPAGSVSGHAHFSHGDLSGGDIGVSGNVGKFGSAGVHANYDHGHVSGGVDAGVDLGGFAHAQGHVDVDHNLDLSGGVNAGVDLGGFKETATLDIDHNGHTTGGIQGTFGRRDEIGHQRRFFSDSFGGSIDSGAKGDGSSSVGGSVHTPAGSVSGHAHFSHGDLSGGDIGVSGNVGKFGSAGVHANYDNGHVSGGVDAGVDLGGFAHAQGHVDVDHNLDFSGGVNAGVDLGGFKETASLDIDHNGHATGGIQGTFGRRGNSPIERMIKQVGNDDTELM; encoded by the exons ATGAGAGGAATTTTACATTGTACCCTTGCTTTGGTACTAGTTTCTATAGTAACAGGTTTTACCCGTTACCCGACATGCATTTGTTATGTTAAACACTCAACTGATGGAGAAT CAGCTGATGGATTCCGCGAAGTTCAGTGTCTCCATTCAAGTGGTTTGTTGCTGAAGCCACGCCGGATACAA ACTAACGATATAGGCACATTAACAGTCCTGACCGGGTCAAATTGCGAGAATTTACTGGAAG ATGAAAAGAATGAACAGCGACGGTTTTTCTCTGATTCTTTCGGCGGGAGTATTGATACCGGGGCTAAAGGTGACGGTAGTTCTAGCTTTGGGGGAAGTGTACATACACCGGCAGGAAGTGTGTCGGGTCACGCCCACTTTTCTCATGGCGACCTGTCTGGAGGCGACATCGGTGTGTCCGGCAATGTGGGGAAATTTGGAAGTGCCGGTGTACACGCCAACTACGATAATGGACATGTAAGTGGAGGTGTCGATGCTGGAGTTGATCTTGGTGGCTTTGCACATGCGCAAGGACATGTGGACGTTGACCACAACCTCGATTTCAGTGGAGGTGTGAACGCAGGTGTAGATCTTGGCGGGTTTAAGGAGACGGCCTCACTAGATATCGACCATAACGGACACGCTACAGGAGGAATCCAGGGCACATTTGGACGCAGAG ATCAGGGCAATCATCAGCGACGGTTTTTCTCTGATTCCTTTGGCGGTAGTATCGATAGCGGAGCTAAAGGTGACGGTAGCTCTAGCGTTGGGGGAAGTGTACATACACCGGCAGGAAGTGTGTCGAGCCACGCCCACTTTTCTCATGGCGATCTATCTGGAGGCGATATCGGTGTGTCCGGCAATGTGGGGAAACTTGGAAGTGCCGGTGTACACGCCAACTACGATAATGGACATGTAAGTGGAGGTGTCGATGCTGGAGTTGATCTTGGTGGCTTTGCACATGCGCAAGGACATGTGGACGTTGACCACAAACTCGATTTCAGTGGAGGTGTGAACGCAGGTGTAGATCTTGGCGGGTTTAAGGAGACGGCAACACTAGATGTCGACCATAATGGACACGCTACCGGAGGAATCCAGGGTACATTTGGACGCAGAG ATGAGAGCGAACAACAGCGTCGGTTTTTCTCTGATTCTTTCGGCGGGAGTATCGATACCGGGGCTAAAGGTGACGGTAGTTCTAGCTTTGGGGGAAGTGTACATACACCGGCAGGAAGTGTGTCGGGCCACGCCCACTTTTCTCATGGCGATCTGTCTGGAGGCGATATCGGTGTGTCCGGCAATGTGGGGAAACTTGGAAGTGCCGGTGTACACGCCAACTACGATAATGGACATGTAAGTGGAGGTGTCGATGCTGGAGTTGATCTTGGAGGCTTGGCACATGCGCAAGGACATGTGGACGTTGACCACAACCTGGACGTCAGTGGAGGTGTGAACGCGGGTGTAGATCTTGGCGGGTTTAAGGAGACGGCAACACTAGATATCGACCATAACGGACACGCTACAGGAGGAATCCAGGGCACATTTGGACGCAGAG ATCAGGGCAATCATCAGCGACGGTTTTTCTCTGATTCCTTTGGCGGTAGTATCGATAGCGGAGCTAAAGGTGACGGTAGTTCTAGCGTTGGCGGAAGTTTACATACACCGGCAGGAAGTGTGTCGGGTCACGCCCACTTTTCTCATGGCGATCTATCTGGAGGCGATATCGGTGTGTCCGGCAATGTGGGGAAATTTGGAAGTGCCGGTGTACACGCCAACTACGATAATGGACACATAAGTGGAGGTGTCGATGCTGGAGTTGATCTTGGAGGCTTGGCACATGCGCAAGGACATGTGGACGTTGACCACAACCTCGATTTCAGTGGAGGTGTGAACGCAGGTGTAGATCTTGGCGGGTTTAAGGAGACGGCAACACTAGATGTCGACCATAATGGACACGCTACCGGAGGAATCCAGGGTACATTTGGACGCAGAG ATGAGATTGAACAACAGCGTCGGTTTTTCTCTGATTCTTTCGGCGGGAGTATCGATACCGGGGCTAAAGGCGACGGTAGCTCTAGCGTTGGAGGAAGTGTACATACACCGGCAGGAAGTGTGTCGGGCCACGCCCACTTTTCTCATGGCGATCTATCTGGAGGCGATATTGGCGTGTCCGGCAATGTGGGGAAATTTGGAAGTGCCGGTGTACACGCCAACTACGATCATGGACATGTAAGTGGAGGTGTCGATGCTGGAGTTGATCTTGGTGGCTTTGCACATGCGCAAGGACATGTGGACGTTGACCACAACCTGGACCTCAGCGGAGGTGTGAACGCGGGTGTAGATCTTGGCGGGTTTAAGGAGACGGCAACACTAGATATCGACCATAACGGACACACTACAGGAGGAATCCAGGGCACATTTGGACGCAGAG ATGAAATCGGACATCAACGACGGTTTTTCTCTGATTCCTTTGGCGGTAGTATCGATAGTGGAGCTAAAGGTGACGGTAGCTCTAGCGTTGGCGGAAGTGTACATACACCAGCAGGAAGTGTGTCGGGTCACGCCCACTTTTCTCATGGCGATCTGTCTGGAGGCGATATCGGTGTGTCCGGCAATGTGGGGAAATTTGGAAGTGCCGGTGTACACGCCAACTACGATAATGGACATGTAAGTGGAGGTGTCGATGCTGGAGTTGATCTTGGAGGCTTTGCACATGCGCAAGGACATGTGGACGTTGACCACAACCTCGATTTCAGCGGAGGTGTGAACGCAGGTGTAGATCTTGGCGGGTTTAAGGAGACGGCCTCACTAGATATCGACCATAACGGACACGCTACAGGAGGAATCCAGGGTACATTTGGACGTAGAG GAAATTCCCCCATTGAGCGTATGATCAAGCAGGTTGGCAATGACGATACAGAACTAATGTAG